ATAGGTGATATGCATGATTGATGAATTTTAAAAATGGAAGTTTAGCAAAAGCATTATATATAGCTCTTTTTTTGATAACTTCAGATTTTCGGATTTCCTTAGAAAGCCTATTTGCAATGCCTTCTACCTGCGTATTATTGCCTGGTCTGTCATCTAATATAGCTAATATTTTTATCATAAAACCCCTTTTCAATAAAAACCTGTGTTACCAGATATTTACTGAAAAAGAATTTAGCAAACAAAATATTATAACGCTACTTTTTTAATACACGGCTTTTAGTGTCTTTGTTCGTAGGCGTAGCATCAGGAGAAACATTAACGCTTGAAATTTTATTCTTATGACCCGGTTTAAATGTTCTTTTCAACCACGCACCAAAAGATTTGAGTTTACTTGGCTTACTTGGTTTATTTTGCCTTTCAGCTTTCTTTTGTGCCTTAAGTGCTTCCTTTTCTTTTAAGTAATCATTACGATCTGTATGCTTAGCAGTATTTTGAAGCATACTTGGTGTATCAGTTTTATTATAATCTGGCTTAGGATTGGCTTTTGAATTTATTTCACTAAGCTTATCATTTAGTGGAATTTTTGCAGGAATATTCTGAACTTGTTTAGCATTAGCATTTAATAAATCTTTAGCGCCTTCTTCACCCCTGAGGATATCATATACATATTGCATACGAAATTCTTCACCCTTACCTTTCAGGTCATGAGGTTCCAAATTAACTTTATCTGAAGTCAGCACTGCCGAACAAAATGGACCGCAGCTGTACGTATCGTTTTGAAATCCTTTGATTGTTTTTAAACCATTTTCAAAACCTTTAGACTTATATTCTTTCAGTAATTTATTTAAACGAGGATAATTACGACCAAGACCATCATATAATTCAAATTTGTGTTCTTTTGGTTTAACTACTAAGGTAATCCAGTGATTTTTATAATTTATAGGAATTCTTACTGAATCAGCTTGTTTAAGAAGTGGGTCTTGAGTAATTTTATCTAACATACCCTTAAGCTGATAAGTTTCCTGCCCGTATACAGACTCCCTTACTGAAAGATCAATGCAATTTGGTGAAACCAAATGAACTCCAATCTCACTTTGATTAGTATACTTACTAGTTAATTGCTTTTTAACATCAGTATTTATTTGTTTCTTTTCCTGATTTCTATTTTGATCTGGGTCATCTAGACTCATGTACTGAGCCATATCTAAATATACATTTTTATTATCAGGATCAGCATTTTTATATGCCAGTTTAATTTGTGTAATATTTGCAATTTCTTGATCTGTATACCACTCTAATCTTCCAAAAGATTTTTTCTTAAGGGAGTTGTTTACAAAGCTTTTTCTCTCTTGATCGCTCTTTACAAATCTATTTAAACTATCATTTGCCCCTTCAAAGAACATAATTGAGTTTACTTTTGATGCAACTTTGTCATTATTATCTAACATTTCATCCCTCAAATATTTGTATAACTGATAATATCAAGTATACACCAAAAATGAGGGGGGGGGTAAAGTTAAAATTTTAACTTTATTTAAATATTATTATCCGTTAAATCCTTTAGCAATTAAATACATTTCAGCTGAATCCTGCCTGCTGGATTGTGGCTTAAAGTGCTTAACTTCTTTAAAATTTCTTTTAAAATCAGCGAGTAATTTGTGTTCAGTGCCGCCCCTTAAAACTTTTACAACAACTGATCCGCCAACTTTTAAGTTCTCAATTGCAAACTCATACACAAGCTCGCAAAGCATAACAATTCTGTCATGATCAACATCTGAAAACCCAGTCGATGATGCAGCCATGTCGCTAAGTACTACATCTAGTTTTTTACCTGCTAAAATAGTATTAAGCTCATCTACTGTTTTTTGTTCTGTAAAGTCACCATGAATTAATTCTACTCCTTCAATTGGTTCAATCTCTTGAAGATCAAGACCAATGACAGTAGATTGTTTTTTTGCAGAATTGCATTTTTCTAAAATCACCTGAAGCCAGCTACCAGGAGCCGCACCTATATCAATAATACTGATACCTGGCTTTAATATTTTATATTTCTCATCAATCTCTAAAAGTTTAAAAGCCGCACGTGAACGATAACCCTTTTCTTTAGATAACTTCACAAACGGGTCATTAAGCTGACGCTCTAACCATAGCTTAGATGAAAGCTTTCTGCCTTTTGCTGTTTTTACTTTAATTCTTTCGGTTCTTTTAAACTGTTTCATTTTCTATAATCTTATTTGTAATTTTTTCTAAAATACTATTTTGTTTAAGCCTTGAACTTAGGAAATCAAAATTTACCAAATCAGCATCCTGATCCTGATATCTACAGCTATAAATATAAGTCTTTTCTAAAGTTTCAGGGTCAATATGCTCCTGAATACACTGCGCGCAAATTTCCTTCATCATGCACTGCATTGGCGAGTTTATACTTGCCGTAACTTTAGCTTTTGGCATATATTTTCTTATATTTTTACTTACCGCTGCCATCATTCTGTCTGAGCCGATAGTAACCACATGCTCTATGCCAGTTATATCATTTTCTCTAGAGAAAGCATCAATTGCCTGCAATATGTTTCCTTTATAAGCTTTATCACCTTCCCTGTGAATTTTAGGTGTCCCTTCATCACAGCACCAAATCGTTACATCAGATGACGCTTCAATTTCTTCCGGCTTAAATATATCCCTAAGGCTTCTGTACCCTGCTGCATATATTACCTTACAGCCATTTGCTTTTAAGCTTCTGCCAATTGAGAATAATACCGCATTACCAAGACCGCCGCCAATCAGCATAACTTTCTGATTTTTATAAATTTCGGTTGGCATCCCACTAGGACCCATAAGGCATACTTCAGTACCAATTTGTAAATGCCTGCAAAGCTTACTCGAAGCCCCCATCTCTAAAACTATCAGAGAAACAAGCCATTTTTCTTTATCTACCCATGCACCTGTTAAGGCCATGCCTTCCATTTTTCCGCTAAAGTCCTGAAATTTATAAAACTGGCCAGGCTCAAAATTTTGGGCGGCAAGCTTACTTTCTAATACCACTTCAACAATAGTAGGCGTAAGTAAATTTATACCATGAACACGAGTTATAAGCGATTCTTTAACTTTTGGGAAGATGTTTCCGGAAATATTTTCACTTTTGTTTAAAATTCTTTGAATTACAGGGTAAGCCTTTTTCGCGCTTGCCATGGCTTTTACTACATTTCCTTGATATGACGGATGCATATCCCCTAAAATACTAACGCTTAAGCCTTCATTTACCGCCAAAAATACATCTGACGTGGGCTTTGCAATTTTCTCGGGAATTACAGGTACTCCTACTTCATCCAAAAGCTGTATATAACTATTATCAACTTTTAGATTTATATCTTCAGCTACCATATTATTAGGGTTAGTGCCAGCTGCAATAAATGCCGATTTTGCTGGAATACCAATCATTTTACCATTAACATCAACTTTTAAAGCAGATAGCCAGCCGCTTTCATCTTGAGCAAACTCAATCGGAGTTGCATTTTCAACAATTTCAATACCTTGCTTAAGCGCAAGTTCAATTTCCTCATGGTTAAGTCTATAAGCAGGTGATGCTTCTATTTCCTTACGGTAAACAAGTTTAACACCGCCAAGGCTTCTTAGAAATGCCAGTTTTTCTATATTATTTAGCTGCTTAAGCGCTTTATAATGAGCTTCATATTCCTCAAATATAGTTAGTTCTTCGTTATTAAGAGAAGCTTTAAAATCCTCAATATCCTTCAGATTTGCAAACAAATTATCAAGCATTCTTGGGTAATATGCCAGCATCTCGGTTGCAGTATCAATAGCAGTAAGACCACCGCCTATAACAACTGCTGGAAATCTTACCTGAAGATTCACAAGGCTTTTAGGATTAAATGCACCGCCCGACTGCATATTCATTAAAAAATCAGATGCGGTTCTTACACCTTTAATAAGCATGTTTTTTATTTCAGGCAGGTTCGGTTTTCCTGCACCACATGCGAGCGCTATATGGTCAAATCCAAGTTCTTTTGCTTGGTTATAAGTAATATTAGATCCAAACCTAATTCCGCCCATCAGCATGAAATTTTGACGTCGCTCTAATATAATTCTAACTAAAGTCAGAAAGTTTTTATTCCATCTATTAGTAATTCCGTATTCTGCAACACCACCAAATCCATATGGCACGCGGTCATCTAAGTTTTCAAATACATCAGCAATATTTTCAATTAAATCAGTCTTATAGTTATTTGGAAGTGGCATAATTCTAAGCCCATCTATCATGGTCACAAAATTGCCTTCCATTAGCAAATGGTATGCAGCATTAATTCCTGCGGGACCACTACCTACAACCATTACATTTTTCTGGGTCAGGTTTTTAACGATAGGTCTTTCTATATTTAGCGGATTCCAGTAAGTAAGCAGGTTATAAATCTCAAGACCATAGCTTAAATTTAGCACGTCCATTAATACCTGACTTTCAATATGCGGAATATCAACAGGCTCTTGCTTTTGGTAAATACAAGACTTCATGCAGTCATTACATATTCTATGACCAGTAAGCGCAAGCATTGGGTTATCTATCATCGCCATGGCAAGCGGTGCAAATAGCAGCCCTTCTGACTTAAGATAGTTCATCTCTGAAATTTTTTCTTCTAACGGGCAGCCTGTTAAGGTAACCTGAAGCTCATTCTTTTTAAACTCATTTGATGCTTTCTCTTTAAGACCTTTACTGCATGAGTCTTTACCTTGATTATGGCAAAAAATACAGTAATGAGTTTGGTCATAAGAATATTCTTTCCCCAGGAATTCACTATTTAAGCTAAAACCATCTCTTAATTCTGCATCTTCCTCATATTTTTTATGAAGTAAGTTGTGAAAATCTAGTTTTTTAGGAAGGTAATATAAAATATTCGTTTTGTCAGAATTATGCACCAAGTTATAAGCCGTATATGTACGCATAGACTCTAGCATTTCATCTGATGGATTATTTGCATAAAGTGTAGCAATATCCTCATCTAATAAAGCAAGCTTTGCTTTTAAATATGCTTCTTCTGATATATCAATATTTGCTATATTTTTAGCAACTTCTCTTTGTACAAAATGTTTTTTAAAGCTTGCATGAAGTGCCATCTTTTTAGCATATTCTTTGCTAGAATCTGTCTCTAGAATTTTATCAAATTTCACAGCTAAAAAAGCTTCTAAATAAAAACTTATATCTATCAGGAACTTACTTAAATTATCATAGTCAGCTTGATTATTTCTAAGCTGAATCAAGTTATTGTAGCTTTCAAAATTTTCGCTTTGCAGAAAGCTTAAAAACTCTCTGTCAATTGCTTCTAAATCTGTATGCGAATATGTTGTTTTTAGCATAATATTAAAATGTATAAATTTCTATTCCAAGCTGCTCGGCTTTATCTCTAAAAAGCGCTTTATACTCACCTTGTAAATCACTCGTCATTTTGGTAAAACCTGATTTATAAGCATCTTCCATTAAATGGATATTATCACCTATATCAAAAATCCATTTATCCTTAGCAATTCCTAAGGTTTCTGAGTGCTTTACAATAGCTTCTACAAACTTAAACCCTTGTTTCGCAAGAAAGTCTCTATTGTTAACGAGAAGGCAATCAGCTTCTATGTTAGCTAAGTCAGCTATATTAGTAATAACCACTACTTTAGGGCTTTGATTCCCGGTAATTCCTTTCCTTCCAGCCATTCTAAAAATGCTCCGCCAGCTGTTGAAATATAGGTAAAATCTTCATCACAATTCGCAATGTTAATTGCAGCGTTTACATCCCCACCACCTGCAACAGATATAAGCTTTCCTTGCTTTGTAAGCTCGGCTGCCTTTTTAGCAATAGCGATTGAACCATTTGCAAACGGCTTAAATTCATATGCGCCAACTGGTCCATTCCAAATGAGTGACGCTGACTTTTCAAGAATTTCTGATATTTGAGTAACCGACTTTGACCCAATATCTAAAATCATTTCATCACTTTGAACCAAATCAAAATTTTCTTCCCTAGCTTCTGCATCATCACTAAGTTTCTTTGCAATTATTCCGTCTACAGGAAGGATAATTTTGCATCCTGATTTTTCGCAATCTAAAGCAATTTGTCTTGCACTCTCAATATAATCTTCTTCATAAAGGGATGCGCCAATATTTACACTATTGAGTTTAAGGAAAGTATTAGCCATAGCTCCGCCAATAACCAAATAATCAACTTTGTTAATCAAATTTTTTAAAATATCAATTTTAGTCGAAACTTTACTTCCGCCAACAATAGCTGTAACTGGCTTCTTAGGATTTAATACAATGTTTTCTAAATTTGTAATTTCGTTGTTAAGCAGTAATCCAGGATATGATGGAAGGAACTGATTTACAAATGAAATTGACGTATGACTTCTATGACAGCATGAAAATGCATCATTTATAAATACGTCCATGTTACCTGCAAGTTCTCTAGCAAACTCTATGCTTCCCTCTTCTTCACGCTTGTCAAACCTGATATTTTCAAATAGTACAACTTGATTGCTATTTAAAAGCTCTTTTGCCTTATTAATATCAGATTCAAACTGAATTGATACGCTTGGTATAAGTTCTTTTAACGCTTCAAATACAGGCTTTACAGAAAAGTTTGGATCAATACCTTTTGGTCTGCCTAAATGCGTTAACACCAAAACTTTGGCATTTTGCTTTATTAAAGCCTCAAGTGTTGGAAGTGACTTTTTCACCCTTGTTAAATCTTTAATAACGCCATTTGTAATAGGCACGTTAAGATCAAGTCTAAGCAATACTTTTTTATTATTTAAATCAGCTTTAGTAAAATCTTTCATTCTTATAAATCCTTAGCAACTAACCTTGCAACATCTAACATTCTCACTGAGAAACCCCATTCATTATCGTACCAGCTCATAACTCTTGCAAACCTATTACCAACTACTGCTGTTTCTAATAAATCAACTGTAGAGCTGTTTGGATTGTGGTTAAAGTCAATTGATACTAATGGCTCATTTGAAACCCCAAGCGCACCTTTCATATATGAATTTGCAGCATCAGATAAAATCTCATTGATTTCAGCTTTCGATGTATCTCTATTTGCTACAAAGCTAAGGTCAACAAGTGATACGTTTGGTGTTGGAACCCTGATAGCAGAACCAAGTAATTTACCTTCAAGTTCAGGTATAACAAGCCCAATTGCCTTAGCAGCGCCTGTTGTTGTTGGAACCATTGAAGTACCCGCAGATCTTGCGCGTCTTAAATCTTTGTGACTACCGTCTAATATATTTTGGTCATTTGTGTATGCATGAACAGTTGTCATAAAACCGCTTTCAATACCGATTTTATCGTTTAAAACTTTCGCAACTGGCGCTAAACAGTTTGTAGTACATGATCCAATTGATATTACTTTATGCTCGTTAGATAAAATATCATCGTTAACTTTGTATACAATTGTTGCATCTGCTTCATCACAAGGTGCTGATACTAATACTTTTTTTGCACCTCTTTCTAAGTGCTTAGCTGCATCCGATCTTTTGTTAAATTTACCAGAGCATTCTAGAACAATATCAATACCGCTCCAGTCAAGTTCATTAATATCTCTGCATCTTGTAAGCTTCATTCTATGACGACCAGCAACTATATAGTCACCGTCAGCATAAAGTTCGCCCCTGAATGCGCCATGAACTGAGTCATATTTAAGTAAGTGAATATGCGAGTTAATCTCAGCAGGACCATTAACAGCAACAAGGTCAATATCATCAAACGGATACTCTACAAGCGCTCTGATTACACATCTACCAATTCTACCAAGACCGTTTATCGCTATTTTCACCATATTATTTCCCCATTTTTGCTAAAACTTTGTTTACAACATTTTCTTTAGTAAATCCAAAATGCTCAAAAAGTACATTTCCTGGCGCTGATTTACCAAAATCACTCATTCCTATGAAAATCCCGTTATCACCTATGAATCTTTCCCATCCTAAGCTAATTCCAGCTTCAATAGCTACTTTTTGGCTATTAGGATTAAGCACTGATTTTCTATATTCTTCAGACTGTTTGACAAAAAGCTCCATAGAAGGCATGGATATAACATTTACCTTGTGTCCTTTTGCTTCAAGCTCTATTGCGCTATCTACTGCAACGCCTACTTCTGAACCTGTTG
This genomic stretch from Alphaproteobacteria bacterium 33-17 harbors:
- a CDS encoding phosphoglycerate kinase, whose amino-acid sequence is MKDFTKADLNNKKVLLRLDLNVPITNGVIKDLTRVKKSLPTLEALIKQNAKVLVLTHLGRPKGIDPNFSVKPVFEALKELIPSVSIQFESDINKAKELLNSNQVVLFENIRFDKREEEGSIEFARELAGNMDVFINDAFSCCHRSHTSISFVNQFLPSYPGLLLNNEITNLENIVLNPKKPVTAIVGGSKVSTKIDILKNLINKVDYLVIGGAMANTFLKLNSVNIGASLYEEDYIESARQIALDCEKSGCKIILPVDGIIAKKLSDDAEAREENFDLVQSDEMILDIGSKSVTQISEILEKSASLIWNGPVGAYEFKPFANGSIAIAKKAAELTKQGKLISVAGGGDVNAAINIANCDEDFTYISTAGGAFLEWLEGKELPGIKALK
- a CDS encoding type I glyceraldehyde-3-phosphate dehydrogenase; translation: MVKIAINGLGRIGRCVIRALVEYPFDDIDLVAVNGPAEINSHIHLLKYDSVHGAFRGELYADGDYIVAGRHRMKLTRCRDINELDWSGIDIVLECSGKFNKRSDAAKHLERGAKKVLVSAPCDEADATIVYKVNDDILSNEHKVISIGSCTTNCLAPVAKVLNDKIGIESGFMTTVHAYTNDQNILDGSHKDLRRARSAGTSMVPTTTGAAKAIGLVIPELEGKLLGSAIRVPTPNVSLVDLSFVANRDTSKAEINEILSDAANSYMKGALGVSNEPLVSIDFNHNPNSSTVDLLETAVVGNRFARVMSWYDNEWGFSVRMLDVARLVAKDL